A single region of the Drosophila miranda strain MSH22 chromosome 2, D.miranda_PacBio2.1, whole genome shotgun sequence genome encodes:
- the LOC108154518 gene encoding putative gustatory receptor 93c: protein LRLFRRVRALRSRKTFGYGGRRELVLLSLALICRIHEIVYILESDRQHFRMERFLSWWCDTFIVFGTNMMMQMSFVCYLSIGILYSVLNDFVRFQLRSQLQALERPHGRRQDLRSVRRRLIECLALYREIYALATTFQKLTDFPFFLSIVHNFTFLGVVIYHLTIVGWFNKHKIQLSILTTKVILDFFLVTMAVEGAMTQFRVIRRLSLENCYISDHKDWHTTFDLFVTHLSLYEFRVRVLGLFDVSNELVLIVLSALVTFVIYVVQYRMQSTGEAA, encoded by the exons CTTCGCCTCTTCCGTCGAGTTCGAGCTCTACGCAGCCGAAAGACTTTTGGCTATGGAGGAAGGCGAGAGCTGGTGCTGTTAAGCCTTGCTTTGATCTGTCGAATCCATGAAATAGTGTACATTTTAGAGTCAGATAGACAACATTTCAGAATGGAAAGATTTCTGAGCTGGTGGTGCGACACTTTCATCGTCTTCGGCACCAACATGATGATGCAAATGAGCTTTGTGTGCTACCTCAGCATAGGTATTCTCTATTCAGTGCTGAACGATTTTGTCCGTTTCCAGCTACGATCCCAACTACAGGCCCTGGAACGGCCGCACGGACGACGCCAAGACTTGCGGAGTGTCCGCCGGAGACTGATTGAGTGCTTGGCCCTATATAGAGAGATCTATGCCCTGGCCACTACGTTTCAGAAGCTAACCGATTTTCCGTTCTTCTTGAGCATCGTTCATAATTTTACATTTCTTGGTGTGGTCATTTACCATTTGACTATCGTTGGATGGTTCAATAAGCATAAAATTCAGCTAAGTATTCTGACAACTAAAGTGATTCTTGACTTTTTTCTCGTAACTATGGCCGTTGAAGGAGCAATGACTCAGTTTAGGGTCATTCGGCGACTCAGTCTGGAGAACTGCTATATCAGCGACCACAAAGATTGGCACACGACA TTTGATTTGTTCGTCACCCATTTGAGTCTATATGAATTTCGCGTCCGTGTTCTGGGTCTTTTCGATGTCTCCAACGAGCTGGTCTTGATAGTCCTTTCCGCTCTAGTCACCTTTGTGATATATGTCGTACAATATAGAATGCAGTCGACGGGGGAAGCGGCATAG
- the LOC108154634 gene encoding putative gustatory receptor 93b produces the protein MPRVSPWLNGPRISAGLLRGCFYYATVFGVATFRIGLQDDTSKLRASSRKGYKWLSILIRVLGSCFYGYSYGAWADQYTDWYLRLFFGLRLVGCLVCSVIILVLQVCYEKRILHLVNSFFGLFRRLRALTRTVEAGFGGSLELTLLMFKLLSLAFVFVAFQWQYSPWVLLTIVCDLYTSIGTGMIMHFCFVGYLSIGILYAELNRYVDHQLRAQLSSLQDQEEEDDIQQQPDVQAHANLDECLAIYEEIHQVTCSFQRLFDLPLFLTLVQNLSAMAMVSYHAIMSRDYHFSLWGLVLKLLIDVLLLTLAVHGAVSGSRLVRRLSLENYTIGQSKSYHIKFEIFLGRLNHQQLRVCPLGMFEVSNELTLFFLSAMVTYLTFLVQYGIQTKQF, from the exons ATGCCGCGAGTCTCTCCATGGCTAAACGGTCCGAGGATATCGGCGGGTCTGCTTCGCGGCTGTTTCTACTATGCCACCGTCTTTGGTGTGGCCACATTTCGGATCGGGCTGCAGGACGACACCTCAAAATTGCGGGCCAGCAGTCGCAAAGGATACAAATGGCTCTCGATACTGATCCGCGTGCTAGGCAGCTGCTTCTACGGCTATAGCTATGGGGCCTGGGCCGACCAATACACGGACTGGTATCTGCGGCTATTCTTCGGACTGCGCCTGGTCGGATGTCTGGTCTGCAGTGTCATCATACTGGTGCTGCAAGTCTGCTACGAGAAAAGGATACTACACCTGGTCAACAGTTTCTTTGGACTCTTTCGTCGCTTGAGGGCCCTGACACGGACTGTGGAGGCGGGCTTTGGGGGCAGCTTGGAACTGACGCTGCTGATGTTTAAGCTATTGTCGCTGGCCTTTGTGTTCGTGGCCTTCCAGTGGCAGTACTCCCCCTGGGTGTTGCTCACTATTGTTTGTGATCTGTACACCTCCATTGGCACGGGCATGATCATGCACTTCTGCTTTGTGGGTTATCTCAGCATTGGGATACTCTATGCGGAGTTGAATCGCTATGTGGATCATCAGCTGCGTGCTCAGCTCAGCTCACTGCAGGAccaagaggaggaggatgacATACAGCAACAGCCAGATGTCCAAGCCCACGCTAATCTGGACGAGTGCCTGGCCATTTACGAGGAGATTCACCAGGTCACCTGCTCTTTCCAGCGGCTCTTCGACCTGCCCCTATTCCTCACCCTGGTTCAGAATCTCTCCGCCATGGCCATGGTCTCCTACCATGCCATCATGAGCAGGGACTACCACTTCAGTCTCTGGGGCCTCGTCCTCAAGCTCCTCATTGACGTGCTCCTGCTCACCCTTGCCGTCCATGGGGCAGTCAGTGGTTCGCGTTTGGTACGCCGCTTGAGCCTCGAGAACTATACCATTGGACAGAGTAAAAGCTACCACATCAAG TTCGAGATCTTTCTGGGCCGCCTCAATCATCAGCAGTTGCGTGTGTGTCCTTTGGGCATGTTCGAGGTGTCCAACGAGCTCACCCTGTTCTTTCTCTCCGCCATGGTCACATATCTGACCTTCCTGGTTCAGTATGGCATTCAGACGAAGCAATTTTGA
- the LOC108154519 gene encoding putative gustatory receptor 93c, which yields MFEHIREVRLSGLSAYILRFSYHYARVLGVICFEVSKKGPKDALVGRKNFRLKWYSLILRLVCFGVFCCFCAPLVMVIEDPNERTLQCMRLVSCLVCTACILVLQIFHEHEVLRMINSFLRVFRRVRQMSTRRKNGFGGKREFVLLLFKAICLIYELFCELHQILFASSLVVTLIALCDIIVEIGSLMIIHIGFAGFLSVAALYSEVNGYVRIELRRQLRSLERPGGAPASRRQLRTASCRLEECVAVYDEIERVGRSFHILLQLPVLIILMAKIFATTVLSYEVIIRVDRHPYQAGIWGLVLKNFADVILLTLAVHEAVSSSKVIRRLSLENFPVSDQKEWHVKLEMFLSRLNFNEFRVCPLGLFEVSNEIILVFLSSMITYFTYVMQYGIQAHRL from the exons ATGTTCGAGCACATTCGAGAGGTGCGTCTTTCGGGGCTCTCCGCGTATATCCTACGCTTTAGTTACCACTACGCCAGAGTCTTGGGCGTAATCTGTTTTGAGGTCTCGAAGAAAGGACCTAAGGATGCCTTGGTGGGACGGAAGAACTTCAGGCTCAAGTGGTACTCGCTTATCCTACGGCTCGTTTGCTTTGGTGTGTTTTGCTGCTTCTGTGCCCCGTTGGTAATGGTAATCGAGGATCCCAATGAGCGGACACTGCAGTGCATGCGACTGGTGTCCTGTCTCGTCTGCACCGCTTGCATCCTGGTGCTGCAGATATTCCACGAGCACGAGGTACTCCGCATGATTAACAGCTTCCTCAGGGTGTTTCGTCGAGTGCGTCAAATGTCGACGAGAAGGAAGAACGGCTTCGGTGGCAAGCGGGAGTTTGTCTTACTCCTCTTCAAGGCGATCTGCCTCATTTACGAGCTCTTCTGCGAACTTCATCAAATACTGTTTGCTTCCAGTTTAGTGGTTACGCTGATCGCTCTGTGCGACATCATAGTCGAAATTGGTTCCCTAATGATCATCCACATCGGTTTCGCGGGCTTCCTCAGTGTGGCGGCCCTCTACTCGGAGGTCAATGGCTATGTTCGCATTGAGTTGCGACGTCAGCTGCGATCCCTGGAACGTCCAGGTGGGGCTCCTGCCAGTCGCCGTCAGCTGAGGACTGCCAGTTGCCGGCTGGAGGAGTGCGTGGCCGTCTACGATGAGATCGAACGTGTGGGCAGATCATTTCATATCCTGCTCCAGCTACCAGTACTCATCATTCTCATGGCCAAGATCTTCGCCACCACGGTGCTGTCCTACGAGGTGATCATACGTGTCGACCGGCATCCCTACCAGGCTGGCATCTGGGGCTTGGTGCTTAAGAATTTCGCTGATGTGATACTCTTAACCCTGGCTGTCCACGAGGCGGTCAGCAGCTCCAAAGTTATTCGTCGATTGAGTCTTGAGAATTTTCCAGTCAGCGATCAGAAGGAATGGCATGTAAAG TTGGAGATGTTTTTGAGTCGCCTGAACTTCAACGAGTTTCGTGTGTGTCCTTTGGGCTTGTTTGAGGTCTCCAACGAGATCATTTTGGTCTTTTTGTCTAGCATGATCACCTATTTCACCTATGTGATGCAGTATGGCATACAAGCCCATCGATTATAA